A genomic segment from Muntiacus reevesi chromosome 15, mMunRee1.1, whole genome shotgun sequence encodes:
- the CTSH gene encoding pro-cathepsin H has product MWAVLPLLCAGAWLLGAPACGAAELAVSSLEKFHFQLWMVQHQKKYSSEEYRHRLQVFASNLREINTHNARNHTFKMGLNQFSDMSFAELKRKYLWSEPQNCSATKSNYLRGTGPYPTSMDWRKKGNFVTPVKNQGGCGSCWTFSTTGALESAVAIATGKLPFLAEQQLVDCAQNFNNHGCKGGLPSQAFEYIRYNKGIMGEDTYPYRGQDGDCKYQPSKAIAFVKDVANITLNDEEAMVEAVALYNPVSFAFEVTADFMMYRKGIYSSTSCHKTPDKVNHAVLAVGYGEEKGIPYWIVKNSWGPQWGMKGYFLIERGKNMCGLAACASFPIPLV; this is encoded by the exons AGAAGTTTCACTTTCAGTTATGGATGGTGCAG CATCAAAAGAAATACAGCTCAGAGGAGTACCGCCACCGGCTGCAGGTGTTTGCCAGCAACTTGAGGGAGATCAATACCCACAACGCCAGGAACCACACATTTAAAA TGGGACTAAATCAATTTTCAGACATGAGCTTTGCTGAATTAAAACGCAAGTATCTTTGGTCAGAGCCTCAG AATTGCTCAGCCACCAAAAGTAACTACCTTCGAGGTACTGGTCCCTACCCAACCTCCATGGACTGgcgaaaaaaaggaaattttgtcACACCAGTGAAAAATCAG GGTGGCTGTGGCAGTTGCTGGACCTTCTCCACCACCGGGGCCCTGGAGTCTGCTGTTGCCATAGCAACGGGGAAGTTGCCCTTCCTG gctgaGCAGCAGCTGGTGGACTGCGCCCAGAACTTCAATAACCACGGCTGCAAAGG GGGTCTCCCCAGCCAGGCCTTCGAGTACATCCGGTACAACAAGGGCATCATGGGTGAAGACACCTACCCCTACAGGGGCCAG gatggtgactgcaagtaCCAGCCCAGTAAGGCCATCGCTTTTGTCAAGGATGTAGCCAACATCACACTG AACGACGAGGAGGCGATGGTAGAGGCGGTGGCCCTATACAACCCCGTGAGCTTCGCATTCGAGGTGACTGCTGACTTTATGATGTACAGAAAGGGCATCTACTCCAG taCTTCCTGTCATAAGACTCCGGATAAAGTAAACCACGCAGTGTTGGCTGTTGGGTACGGAGAAGAGAAAGGGATACCCTACTGGATCGTGAAGAACTCTTGGGGCCCCCAGTGGGGAATGAAGGG gTACTTCCTCATTGAGCGCGGGAAGAACATGTGCGGCCTTGCAGCCTgtgcctccttccccatccccctgGTGTGA